GCAGCTGGTTCAAGGTCTGTTCACGCTCATCGTGTCCGCCGCCGAGGCCAGCACCACGCTGGCGACCCACCGCGTCAATTTCATCAATAAAGATAAGACAGGGCGCATTCTTCTTACCCTGTGCGAAAAGATCACGCACACGGGAAGCACCGACACCGACAAACATTTCAACAAAGTCGGAACCGGAAATGGAGAAGAAGGGAACTCCTGCTTCCCCGGCAACAGCGCGGGCAAGCAGGGTTTTACCGGTACCGGGGGGGCCCACCAGCAGTACACCCTTGGGAATGCGTCCGCCGAGGCGGGTAAACTTTTTGGGTTCACTAAGGAACTGGACAACTTCGGCAAGCTCATCCTTGGCTTCGTCAACTCCGGCAACGTCTTCAAATGTTACGCGGGCTGTTTCCTCATTTATCATGCGTGCTTTGGAACGCCCGAAGGACATGGCTCCGCCACGGCCTCCACCGCCTCCCTGCATCTGACGCATGAAGAAGATCCAGACCCCGACCAGAAGCAGCATGGGAAACCATGATATGAACAGAGTCATATACCATGGAGCCTCTTCCTCAGGCTCGGCCACAACTTCGATTTTGTTTTTCAGCAGATGCTGAACAAGGGCCGGATCATCAGGATTGTAAGTGACAAAACGTTTGTCACCGACCATTACCCCGCTGATTTTCTGCCCCTGAATCTTTACTTGAAGGACTTCTCCTTCATCGACTCTGCTTAAAAAGTCGGTGTAGGAAAGTTTGAGCTGGGAAGTCTGCGGCTGATTAAAAAGATTGAACAAAACAATCATCACCAGCATGATGGTTACCCAGACCAAGAGATTCTTGGCAAAACTATTCAAAGTCTATCTCCTTGGATATGCGTCCGCCCGGCCGGAACATGTCAATATGCGGCAGGCAGCGGACTGAATTTACATTATTTCTTCAGTATCGATCAGTTATTAATAAGACTAATTGGGGAAAAGGCAAGCCATAAACAAAAATATTATTAGCACTTGCCCTTTACCAGCAAAATTGGTAGCCATTTCTTCTTCGAAGCGGAAGTGTATCGTAACCGGTGTTGCGCCTGGACTTCAAATCCAGTGGACGGGTTAACCCTCGTCGGTAGGTTCGACTCCTATACACTTCCGCCATTCTTTTTTTACCAGCCTACTACATCTTGACCAAGCCCGCTTTGCTGGCATAAATTATATATAAATAATATATGGAGGCAAAGTGAGTTTTACATTTATTGATCTTTTTGCCGGAATAGGTGGATTCCACCAAGCTGCCAAACATTTTAATGGTGAATGTGTTTTCGCGAGCGAAATTGATAAATACGCTCAAAACGCATATTTCCATAATTATCATATCCATCCCGCAGGCGACATCACCCAAATACCTGAGCAGGAAATTCCTGAACATGATTTTCTGTTTGCCGGATTTCCGTGCCAGCCATTCAGCATCATAGGCCAGCAAAAAGGCTTTTCAGACACACGTGGGACCCTCTTTTTTGACATCGTAAGAATTTTAAAAGCCAAAAAAACATCATATATTATATTAGAAAATGTCAAACAATTATCAACACATAATAAAGGTAAAACTTTAAAAACTATTCTCAGAGTATTAGAAGGACTGGGCTACAAAACCTGGCATAAGGTCTTGAATGCTATTGACTTCGGGCTACCACAAAAAAGAGAACGCACAATCATTGTGGGTACTTTGAATAATCAATTAAATTTTGAATGGCCCAAAAAAACAATCGCAATGAAATCTTTGTCTCAAATCATTGAATCTGATGTTGACAAAAAATTTTATGCAAGTGCTGATATTCAAAACAAACGCCAACAAAAGCACAAAAGTCAATTTGATCTTGCCATTTGGCATGAAAATAAAAGCGGAAATATTACAAGCTATCCATATTCTTGTGCTTTGAGAGCAGGAGCATCATACAATTATCTTCTTGTAAACGGAAAAAGAAGATTGACTCCTCGCGAAACTTTAAGACTTCAAGGCTTTTCCGAAGATTTCAAAATAGTTTGTTCCGACTACCAGACAAAAAAACAAACTGGTAACGCTGTTCCCGTTCCTATGATTCAAGCTGTATTAGAAGAGGTACTCCATGCAAAGGCCAAAACTGAGAGACTCCAAATCAAAGCAATCCCAACAGTCATACCCACTGGGCTGTTTCCCCAAAGAAACCACACAGGAAATATGCAAGAAATTAATTTATAATGCAGTAGTAGGCAAGAGCAACATAACAGGAGACGATTGGGGCGAAATTTTCGCTCACGCTGTTGGCGGCACCCACCTAGCAAGCCCGATAGGTCTGGCTGATGTTGTAAAAAATAATGAAGCATGGTCTGTAAAAACCGTTCAGAGCAAAAAGCCGCATACAACAAAATCGGTCAGAATTATATCAGGTCGAAACAACCTAACGTACTCGTATGATATTGATAATCCATTTAAAAACGTACAACTCTCAGGGGAATGTGTTCTCAACATCTGGAATGAACGACTAGATATCGTACATCAAAAATTTTCTAATTTAAGAACAATTGTACTAATCCGCAACATGGACTCATTTGAATTTACGTTGTTTGAAATCGACACACATCGAGTTCTAACTCGCGAGTTCAAATGGGAAATAAATAAAAATAGAAATTTTATTGCTCGCGATCTTTCATCTAACAAACACACCTTCACATGGCAGCCCAATGGATCACAATTTACAATAATACATCCTGTTCCTGCATCAGCAATCAAATTTAAATTAAAGCATCCGCCCACTCTCAACTATGAAAAAACATTAGAACAAATTGGATATGACAATTCTTGGATAAACTTTCTTTAGCAAATAAATAAAAGCTCCAGCCGACATCGGATGGAGCTTTTTCATTTCTGCCAATAAGTATTTCTAACTGGCCAGCCACCCCTGCAATTCACTGATCTGCGCGTCAACGGACTCCGGTCCGGTACTACCGGGGGAAACCCTGCGTTTTACAGCAGCTTCGTAGGAAAGCACTTCAAAGACATCTTCTTCAATTTTATCGGAGAAAGTCTGAAGTTCTTCAAGGCTCATATCTTCAAGTCCCCTGCTCTCTGCTTCGGCCTTGGCAACAGCGGAACCGGTGATATGGTGCGCTTCGCGGAACGGGATGCCCTTGCCCACGAGGTAGTCAGCCAGTTCGGTAGCATTCAGGAAGCCCTTTTTCAGGGCAGCTTCCATATTTTCAGGATTAAAGCCCATGGCATCCATCATATCAGCCATGATGACCACGGAGGCGTGTACGGTCTTATCGCAATCAAAAAAAGGCTCTTTGTCTTCCTGCATGTCGCGGTTATAAGCCAGCGGCAGACCTTTGCAGGTGGTCAGCAGGGAAATCAGATCACCGAAAACACGTCCGGTTTTACCGCGCATAAGTTCACAGACGTCCGGATTCTTCTTCTGGGGCATGATGGATGACCCGGTAGAAAACTCATCAGGCAGCTTGATAAAACCGAAGCAGGG
This genomic window from Desulfovibrio sp. JC010 contains:
- a CDS encoding DNA (cytosine-5-)-methyltransferase, with translation MSFTFIDLFAGIGGFHQAAKHFNGECVFASEIDKYAQNAYFHNYHIHPAGDITQIPEQEIPEHDFLFAGFPCQPFSIIGQQKGFSDTRGTLFFDIVRILKAKKTSYIILENVKQLSTHNKGKTLKTILRVLEGLGYKTWHKVLNAIDFGLPQKRERTIIVGTLNNQLNFEWPKKTIAMKSLSQIIESDVDKKFYASADIQNKRQQKHKSQFDLAIWHENKSGNITSYPYSCALRAGASYNYLLVNGKRRLTPRETLRLQGFSEDFKIVCSDYQTKKQTGNAVPVPMIQAVLEEVLHAKAKTERLQIKAIPTVIPTGLFPQRNHTGNMQEINL